In one Staphylococcus lutrae genomic region, the following are encoded:
- a CDS encoding pyruvate, water dikinase regulatory protein, translated as MANIKIIIASDSVGETAELVAKACISQFDDCEHSPHILRYPYIETTENIDEVIAVAKESESIIIYTLVRPDIRKYIKKEIEQNQLKSVDIMGPLLEVMEQTFQQKPLNEPGIVHKLDEDYFKKIEAMEFAVKYDDCKDPKGLPKADIVLIGISRTSKTPISQYLAHKRYKVMNVPIVPEVTPPEALFDVDPKKCVALKISSEKLNAIRKERLKQLGLSDSARYATDQRIAEELTYFNQIVERIGCPVLDVSNKAIEETANNIIQIIEHNHSI; from the coding sequence ATGGCAAATATAAAAATTATTATTGCATCAGATTCAGTAGGCGAAACAGCTGAACTCGTCGCAAAAGCGTGTATTTCTCAATTTGATGATTGTGAACATTCTCCTCATATTTTGCGTTATCCTTATATTGAAACGACAGAAAATATTGATGAAGTGATTGCAGTCGCTAAAGAATCCGAATCAATCATTATTTACACGCTTGTGCGTCCAGATATTAGAAAATACATTAAAAAAGAAATCGAACAAAACCAACTTAAGTCGGTCGATATTATGGGACCACTATTAGAAGTAATGGAGCAAACATTTCAACAAAAACCTTTAAACGAACCGGGTATCGTGCATAAGCTGGATGAAGATTATTTCAAAAAAATCGAAGCTATGGAATTTGCGGTAAAATATGATGATTGCAAAGATCCTAAAGGGCTTCCTAAAGCGGATATTGTATTAATCGGTATTTCACGCACTTCAAAAACACCAATTTCTCAATATTTAGCGCATAAACGTTATAAAGTCATGAATGTACCCATTGTGCCTGAAGTCACACCACCTGAAGCTTTATTTGATGTTGATCCGAAAAAATGTGTGGCACTTAAAATTAGTTCTGAAAAATTGAATGCCATTCGTAAAGAACGTCTAAAGCAATTGGGATTATCAGACTCTGCACGTTATGCAACTGACCAACGTATTGCTGAAGAACTAACATATTTCAATCAAATTGTTGAACGCATTGGTTGCCCTGTATTGGATGTATCGAATAAGGCCATTGAAGAAACGGCGAATAACATTATTCAAATTATTGAGCATAATCATTCCATCTAA
- a CDS encoding helix-turn-helix transcriptional regulator has product MDGPITGEKIAERLNLTRATLRPDLAILTMAGFLEARPRVGYFYSGKSSSQLLTEKFKQYKVKDYRSQPVILKSQVNVYEAICAIFIEDVGTLFIVNEENELVGVCSRKDLLRASMAGQDIHTMPVSMIMTRMPNIVLMREDDLILYAARQMIHKEIDSIPIVKEKENGKFEVTGRISKTTITKLFVSLFDD; this is encoded by the coding sequence ATGGATGGACCGATTACTGGAGAAAAAATTGCTGAACGTCTCAATCTAACGCGTGCAACTTTGAGACCTGACCTTGCAATCCTCACGATGGCTGGTTTTTTGGAAGCTCGACCTCGCGTAGGCTATTTTTATTCTGGGAAGTCCAGTTCACAGTTGTTAACTGAAAAATTTAAGCAATATAAAGTCAAAGATTATCGCTCGCAGCCTGTTATTTTGAAAAGTCAAGTTAATGTTTATGAAGCCATTTGTGCCATTTTTATCGAAGACGTTGGCACATTGTTTATCGTCAATGAAGAAAATGAGCTGGTGGGTGTATGTTCGAGAAAAGATTTACTGCGCGCCTCTATGGCGGGTCAAGATATTCATACGATGCCTGTAAGTATGATAATGACGCGTATGCCGAACATCGTATTGATGAGAGAAGATGATCTTATTTTATATGCAGCACGGCAAATGATTCATAAAGAGATTGATTCAATCCCTATAGTAAAAGAAAAGGAGAACGGCAAATTTGAAGTAACTGGCCGTATCTCAAAGACAACAATCACTAAATTATTTGTGTCATTGTTTGATGATTAG
- a CDS encoding glycine--tRNA ligase, with protein MEKKNMDKIVQLAKHRGFVFPGSEIYGGLANTWDYGPLGVELKNNIKKAWWKKFITQSPYNVGLDAAILMNPKTWEASGHLANFNDPMIDNKDSKIRYRADKLIEDYMANVKGDENFIADGLSFDEMKRIIDEEGITCPVSGTANWTDIRQFNLMFKTFQGVTEDSTNEIFLRPETAQGIFVNYKNVQRTMRKKLPFGIGQIGKSFRNEITPGNFIFRTREFEQMELEFFCKPGTEIEWQNYWKNFAAQWLENLGLNKENTRLRDHDEDELSHYSNATTDIEYRFPFGWGELWGIASRTDFDLKQHSTHSGEDFNYHDPETNEKYLPYCIEPSLGADRVTLAFLCDAYEEEGIEGSNDARTVLHFHPAIAPYKAAILPLSKKLSAEAIKVYEQLSESFAVDFDESQSIGKRYRRQDEIGTPYCITFDFDSLEDQQVTVRDRDTMEQVRMPIHELNAFLSEKVKF; from the coding sequence ATGGAGAAAAAGAACATGGACAAAATTGTACAATTGGCAAAGCATAGAGGCTTTGTATTTCCAGGTAGTGAGATCTATGGTGGGTTAGCAAATACTTGGGATTATGGCCCACTCGGTGTTGAATTGAAAAACAATATAAAAAAAGCGTGGTGGAAAAAATTCATCACACAATCCCCTTATAATGTTGGTTTAGACGCAGCAATTTTAATGAACCCGAAAACTTGGGAAGCTTCAGGACACTTGGCGAACTTTAATGATCCAATGATTGATAACAAAGATAGTAAAATCCGTTATCGTGCGGACAAACTCATTGAAGATTACATGGCAAATGTAAAAGGCGATGAAAATTTCATTGCTGATGGGTTGAGTTTTGATGAGATGAAACGGATCATCGATGAAGAAGGAATCACTTGTCCTGTTAGTGGCACAGCAAACTGGACTGACATTCGACAATTCAATTTGATGTTTAAAACGTTTCAAGGCGTAACTGAGGACTCTACGAATGAAATCTTTCTACGTCCTGAAACAGCACAAGGTATTTTTGTGAATTATAAAAATGTACAGCGTACGATGCGTAAAAAATTACCTTTTGGTATTGGTCAAATAGGGAAATCATTCCGTAATGAAATCACTCCGGGTAATTTTATTTTCCGTACACGGGAGTTCGAACAAATGGAGTTGGAATTTTTCTGTAAGCCTGGTACTGAAATTGAGTGGCAAAATTACTGGAAAAACTTTGCCGCACAATGGCTAGAAAATTTAGGCTTAAACAAAGAGAACACGCGCTTACGCGACCATGATGAAGATGAGCTATCACATTATTCTAATGCAACGACTGACATCGAATATCGTTTCCCATTCGGTTGGGGCGAACTATGGGGTATTGCTAGTCGTACAGACTTTGATTTAAAACAACATAGTACACATTCAGGTGAAGACTTTAACTATCATGATCCTGAAACAAATGAAAAGTATTTGCCATATTGTATTGAGCCATCATTAGGTGCAGACCGTGTTACTTTGGCATTCCTTTGTGATGCATATGAAGAAGAAGGCATTGAGGGCAGTAACGATGCACGTACAGTGCTACACTTCCATCCTGCCATCGCACCATATAAAGCTGCAATATTACCGTTAAGTAAAAAGCTGTCTGCAGAAGCGATTAAAGTCTATGAACAATTGAGCGAATCATTTGCTGTAGATTTTGATGAATCACAGTCTATTGGTAAACGTTATCGTCGTCAAGATGAAATTGGTACACCATACTGTATCACTTTTGATTTTGATTCTTTAGAAGATCAACAAGTAACCGTTCGTGACCGTGATACAATGGAACAAGTTCGTATGCCAATTCACGAATTAAATGCATTTTTATCAGAAAAAGTAAAGTTTTAG
- the recO gene encoding DNA repair protein RecO has protein sequence MLVKQKGIIIKAIDYGESDKIITILNEHGAKIPLMVRRAKKVKSGLQATTQRFVEGLFIYNKWKGMGTLTSVDILHLNYELRQDIFAHSYGSLCVETIDRAMEPDEVQQGMYQLLHFALHRFQHGVSPQLIANIVMLKCITHFGFDIDLSQCVITGDTNPAHLSHYSFKYNGVIAQQVAYKDPKALPLSNKTIYLMLVLKNLPLTKINDIRIQESIIEEMSQFILLLYKEYAGMYFKSQRMINQLHRLETDRRYTD, from the coding sequence ATGCTTGTTAAACAAAAAGGGATTATTATTAAGGCCATAGATTATGGCGAGTCTGATAAGATTATCACGATACTTAACGAACATGGCGCCAAAATACCACTCATGGTCCGACGGGCTAAAAAAGTTAAATCTGGGTTGCAAGCGACGACGCAACGCTTTGTAGAAGGTCTTTTTATATATAACAAATGGAAAGGTATGGGCACATTGACCTCAGTTGACATTTTACATCTCAACTACGAGCTCCGCCAAGATATCTTTGCCCATAGTTATGGCAGTTTGTGCGTTGAAACGATCGATCGTGCGATGGAGCCAGATGAAGTGCAACAAGGCATGTATCAACTGCTTCACTTCGCCTTGCATCGTTTTCAACACGGTGTTTCACCACAACTGATCGCTAATATCGTTATGTTGAAGTGTATCACACATTTTGGATTCGATATTGATTTATCACAGTGCGTGATAACTGGTGATACCAATCCAGCTCATCTCTCTCATTACAGCTTTAAGTATAATGGGGTGATTGCACAACAAGTGGCTTATAAAGACCCTAAAGCATTGCCTTTATCAAACAAAACGATTTACCTCATGCTTGTTTTAAAAAATTTGCCATTAACAAAAATAAATGACATACGCATCCAAGAAAGTATTATAGAAGAAATGTCACAATTCATTTTACTTTTGTATAAGGAATATGCCGGCATGTACTTTAAAAGTCAACGGATGATTAACCAACTGCATCGATTAGAGACAGATAGGCGATATACGGATTAG
- the era gene encoding GTPase Era, with the protein MDKHKSGFVTIIGRPNVGKSTFVNRVIGHKIAIMSDKAQTTRNKIQGVMTQQGAQIVFLDTPGIHKPKHKLGQYMMKVAKNTLSEIDAVMFMVNVNEPIGRGDEYIMDMLKTIQTPVFLVLNKIDLVHPDQLMPRIEQYQKYMDFAEIVPISALEGHNVDHFINVLKSYLPEGPQYYPDGQISDHPEQFVVSELIREKILQTTSEEIPHAIGVHVEQMIQESEDRVHIEAIIFVERDSQKGIVIGKGGKKLKEIGKRARRDIEHLLGSKVYLDLWVKVQKDWRNKATFIKQMGYVEDE; encoded by the coding sequence ATGGATAAACACAAATCAGGCTTTGTGACGATTATCGGTCGTCCGAATGTAGGAAAATCCACATTCGTCAATCGTGTCATCGGACATAAAATTGCAATTATGTCTGACAAAGCTCAAACGACACGTAACAAAATACAAGGCGTAATGACCCAACAAGGTGCACAAATCGTATTTTTAGATACACCGGGCATTCATAAACCGAAACATAAGCTCGGACAATATATGATGAAGGTGGCTAAAAACACACTTTCTGAAATCGATGCAGTCATGTTTATGGTTAATGTCAATGAACCCATTGGTCGCGGTGATGAATACATTATGGACATGCTTAAAACGATTCAAACACCCGTCTTTTTAGTCTTAAACAAAATTGATCTCGTACATCCAGATCAATTGATGCCTAGAATTGAACAATATCAAAAATACATGGATTTTGCAGAAATTGTCCCGATTTCTGCCCTTGAAGGCCATAATGTCGATCATTTTATTAATGTTTTAAAATCGTATTTACCAGAAGGGCCTCAATATTATCCAGATGGACAAATTTCAGACCATCCAGAACAATTCGTAGTGAGTGAATTAATCCGTGAAAAGATTTTACAAACCACGAGTGAAGAAATCCCACATGCCATTGGGGTTCATGTTGAGCAGATGATTCAGGAGTCAGAAGATCGTGTTCATATTGAAGCCATTATCTTTGTCGAGCGCGATTCACAAAAAGGAATTGTCATCGGCAAAGGAGGTAAAAAACTCAAAGAAATTGGCAAGCGTGCACGTCGAGATATTGAACATTTACTCGGCTCTAAAGTTTATCTTGATCTATGGGTAAAAGTGCAAAAAGATTGGCGTAATAAAGCCACTTTCATTAAACAAATGGGTTATGTTGAAGATGAATAA
- the cdd gene encoding cytidine deaminase, whose product MSYTEKHYTEVRKAQQKAYAPYSQFKVGAYLITKDGQTFHGTNVENAAYPSSICAERSALVAAISQGYRPGDFESITITVDSPELASPCGPCRQVMKELCDGDMPVYMTNQTGEMRESTVDELLPYGFSGKDLNNG is encoded by the coding sequence ATGAGCTATACAGAAAAACACTACACAGAAGTTAGAAAAGCACAACAAAAGGCCTATGCACCATACAGTCAATTTAAAGTAGGCGCATATTTAATTACTAAAGACGGCCAAACATTTCACGGGACAAATGTCGAAAATGCGGCCTATCCTTCTTCTATTTGTGCCGAACGTTCGGCACTTGTTGCTGCAATATCACAAGGCTATCGTCCTGGTGATTTTGAGTCGATCACCATCACTGTCGACAGTCCAGAACTTGCATCACCTTGTGGTCCGTGCCGTCAAGTGATGAAAGAACTTTGCGACGGAGATATGCCAGTTTACATGACGAATCAAACTGGAGAGATGCGTGAATCTACAGTTGATGAATTATTACCATACGGCTTTTCAGGAAAGGATTTAAACAATGGATAA
- a CDS encoding diacylglycerol kinase family protein — protein MRRFKYAIEGCYTILRKDRHFLYHIVVTCFVIILGWWLSLSMTEWLFIVLSIFLVLISEALNTAIEYVVDMTTEEFHLYAKYAKDIAAFSVLLAALFALITGSTILIPKLISML, from the coding sequence ATGCGTCGTTTTAAATATGCGATTGAAGGCTGTTACACAATTTTAAGAAAAGATCGTCATTTTTTATACCATATCGTTGTCACTTGTTTTGTTATCATTTTAGGATGGTGGCTTTCACTGAGCATGACGGAATGGTTATTCATTGTTTTATCAATATTTTTAGTCTTGATCAGTGAGGCGTTGAATACCGCGATTGAGTATGTCGTCGATATGACAACAGAAGAGTTTCATCTCTATGCGAAATATGCTAAAGACATTGCCGCATTCAGTGTATTACTTGCTGCACTATTTGCCCTGATAACAGGGAGTACGATTTTAATACCTAAGTTGATTTCAATGTTATAA
- the ybeY gene encoding rRNA maturation RNase YbeY codes for MFTIDFSDHTGQVKDEWYTQIEQLLTFSKTAEGIEEEAEVSVTFVDKAEIQAINREYRNKDKVTDVISFAFEEQEDIFEGIEMPRVLGDIIICTDVAQEQAEQYQHSLERELGFLALHGFLHLLGYDHMTEADEKVMFQRQKAILNEFGLTRET; via the coding sequence ATGTTTACAATTGATTTTAGTGATCATACAGGACAAGTCAAAGATGAATGGTATACACAAATCGAACAATTATTAACATTTTCCAAAACGGCAGAAGGCATTGAAGAGGAAGCTGAAGTTTCAGTGACTTTTGTTGACAAGGCTGAAATTCAAGCGATTAATCGTGAATACCGTAATAAAGATAAAGTCACGGATGTCATTTCATTCGCTTTTGAAGAACAGGAAGATATTTTTGAAGGTATCGAAATGCCCCGAGTATTGGGAGATATTATTATTTGTACAGATGTCGCTCAAGAACAAGCTGAGCAATACCAACATTCTCTTGAACGTGAATTAGGATTTTTAGCGCTTCACGGATTTTTGCATTTATTAGGTTATGACCATATGACAGAAGCGGATGAAAAAGTCATGTTTCAACGTCAAAAAGCAATATTAAATGAATTCGGATTAACGAGGGAGACGTAA
- a CDS encoding PhoH family protein, with protein sequence MPELIQIDDINQAQALLGNNDEHIHLIEDAFDVVIHARGQEVAVKGETVTAVTEAESVLINLLKVIEQGVSITVKDVQAAIKMAKNGQIDHLIDLFEEEITKDAGGKTIRAKTMGQRMYVHAMKNNDLVFGIGPAGTGKTFLAVVYAAKALRSGQVKRLVLTRPAVEAGESLGFLPGDLKEKVDPYLRPLYDGLHTVLGAEHTARLIERGIIEIAPLAYMRGRTLDDAFVILDEAQNTTHAQMKMFLTRLGFGSKMVVTGDKTQIDLPRGVKSGLIEAEQRLKNIKGLAIQQLDQADVVRHPLVGLIISRYEED encoded by the coding sequence ATGCCTGAATTGATTCAGATTGATGACATCAACCAAGCGCAAGCTTTATTGGGGAATAATGATGAACACATTCACCTCATTGAAGATGCGTTCGATGTTGTGATACATGCTCGAGGACAAGAAGTGGCAGTGAAAGGGGAGACAGTCACTGCAGTAACAGAGGCTGAATCTGTACTTATTAACTTATTAAAAGTCATTGAACAAGGTGTATCAATCACTGTAAAAGATGTACAAGCCGCTATCAAAATGGCTAAAAATGGCCAAATTGATCACTTGATTGATTTATTTGAGGAAGAAATAACGAAAGATGCTGGAGGCAAAACGATTCGTGCAAAAACGATGGGTCAACGGATGTACGTTCACGCTATGAAAAATAACGACCTTGTTTTTGGTATTGGACCAGCGGGAACGGGAAAAACATTTTTAGCAGTGGTCTATGCAGCCAAAGCATTGCGTAGTGGGCAAGTAAAGCGACTTGTACTCACAAGGCCCGCTGTTGAAGCTGGAGAATCGCTTGGATTTCTTCCTGGTGATTTAAAGGAAAAAGTCGACCCTTACTTACGTCCGTTATATGATGGACTTCATACAGTATTAGGCGCTGAACATACAGCGCGTTTAATTGAACGAGGAATCATTGAAATTGCGCCTTTAGCTTATATGCGAGGGAGAACTTTAGATGATGCGTTTGTGATATTAGATGAAGCTCAAAATACAACACATGCGCAAATGAAAATGTTTCTTACGCGCCTCGGCTTTGGTTCAAAGATGGTGGTCACAGGTGATAAAACGCAAATTGACCTACCACGAGGCGTGAAAAGTGGTTTGATTGAGGCTGAACAGCGTCTTAAAAACATTAAAGGGTTAGCGATACAGCAATTAGATCAAGCAGATGTTGTACGCCATCCATTAGTAGGTCTTATCATTAGTAGATATGAGGAGGACTAA
- the floA gene encoding flotillin-like protein FloA (flotillin-like protein involved in membrane lipid rafts), translating to MNLILSGLVTFLIIAVLVIVALLILFSFVPVGLWISALAAGVKVGIGTLIGMRLRRVSPRKVIGPLIKAHKAGLHLTTNQLESHYLAGGNVDRVVDANIAAQRADINLPFERGAAIDLAGRDVLEAVQMSVNPKVIETPFIAGVAMNGIEVKAKARITVRANISRLVGGAGEDTIIARVGEGIVSTIGSSEHHTQVLENPDNISKTVLSKGLDSGTAFEILSIDIADVDISKNIGADLQTEQAIADKNIAQAKAEERRAMAVAQEQEMKARVQEMHAKVVEAEAQVPLALAEALRSGNMSVKDYYNLKNIEADTGMREAINKSTQNNNSTPEQ from the coding sequence ATGAATTTGATACTAAGTGGATTGGTTACATTTTTAATTATTGCTGTATTAGTGATTGTTGCTTTACTTATCCTTTTTTCCTTCGTACCTGTAGGACTTTGGATTTCAGCGTTAGCTGCAGGTGTTAAAGTTGGAATCGGAACATTAATTGGAATGCGTTTACGTCGTGTATCACCACGAAAAGTTATTGGTCCATTAATTAAAGCACACAAAGCAGGTTTACATTTGACAACAAATCAACTTGAATCTCACTATTTAGCAGGTGGGAATGTTGACCGTGTGGTTGATGCAAATATCGCTGCACAACGCGCTGATATCAATTTACCATTTGAACGTGGGGCAGCGATTGATTTAGCTGGACGCGATGTACTAGAAGCCGTTCAAATGTCAGTAAATCCTAAAGTCATTGAGACACCTTTTATCGCAGGTGTTGCAATGAACGGAATTGAAGTTAAAGCTAAAGCACGTATCACTGTTCGTGCAAACATTTCACGCTTAGTCGGTGGTGCCGGAGAAGACACGATTATCGCCCGTGTAGGTGAAGGGATTGTCTCTACCATTGGTTCAAGTGAGCATCACACACAAGTCTTAGAAAATCCAGATAATATCTCAAAAACTGTATTAAGTAAAGGATTGGATTCTGGAACTGCATTTGAAATTTTATCTATTGATATCGCTGATGTTGATATTAGTAAAAATATAGGTGCAGACTTACAAACAGAACAAGCCATTGCAGACAAAAACATTGCTCAGGCAAAAGCAGAAGAACGACGTGCTATGGCAGTTGCACAAGAACAAGAAATGAAAGCCCGTGTTCAAGAAATGCATGCCAAAGTGGTGGAAGCTGAAGCACAAGTGCCACTTGCATTAGCGGAAGCATTACGCTCTGGAAATATGAGTGTTAAAGACTACTACAATCTTAAAAATATTGAAGCTGATACAGGAATGAGAGAAGCCATCAATAAGAGTACTCAAAATAACAACTCAACGCCAGAACAATAA
- a CDS encoding NfeD family protein: MHIRYFLHTTTLIGKISDASIFHQLGEVLTSQVVTLILTCAVFLGFIYQLYSRKFNFSGIIALFALLLIFLGFIIQGSLSTITILLFVIGAILIVIELFVFGAVLGIIGMVFIVWSFITMGNHLPTMLFNVICALILTLIEWVILVKFFKKGIALFDKVVLRDSTNKESGYTSHNDQSHLVGETAETFTDLRPSGIIIFNNKRIDAVSEGSYISKGMKVTIIEVEGTRVVVREQ, from the coding sequence ATGCATATTAGATATTTTCTACATACTACCACTCTAATAGGCAAAATTTCTGACGCGAGTATTTTTCACCAGTTAGGTGAAGTATTAACTTCTCAAGTGGTGACGCTTATTTTGACGTGTGCAGTCTTTTTAGGTTTTATTTACCAACTTTATTCTCGAAAATTTAATTTTAGTGGGATTATCGCACTATTTGCATTATTGCTTATCTTTTTAGGCTTTATTATTCAAGGTAGTTTATCAACGATTACTATTTTATTGTTTGTGATTGGTGCTATTTTGATTGTAATTGAGTTGTTTGTGTTCGGCGCAGTTTTAGGCATTATTGGAATGGTTTTCATTGTATGGAGCTTTATTACAATGGGGAATCATTTGCCAACCATGCTTTTTAATGTCATCTGTGCGTTGATTTTGACACTAATTGAATGGGTGATTTTAGTGAAGTTTTTTAAAAAAGGTATTGCGTTATTTGATAAAGTTGTACTTCGAGATTCAACCAATAAAGAATCTGGGTATACGTCACATAATGATCAATCGCATCTCGTTGGTGAAACAGCTGAAACATTTACTGACTTACGACCTTCTGGCATTATTATTTTTAATAATAAGCGAATTGATGCCGTCTCAGAAGGTTCATATATTAGTAAAGGGATGAAAGTGACCATTATTGAAGTTGAAGGTACACGTGTCGTCGTAAGAGAACAATAA
- the rpsU gene encoding 30S ribosomal protein S21, whose protein sequence is MSKTVVRKNESLEDALRRFKRSVSKSGTIQEVRKREFYEKPSVKRKKKSEAARKRKFR, encoded by the coding sequence ATGTCTAAAACAGTAGTCCGCAAAAACGAATCATTAGAAGATGCTTTACGTCGTTTTAAACGCTCAGTGTCAAAAAGCGGTACAATTCAAGAAGTTCGCAAACGCGAATTTTATGAAAAACCAAGCGTAAAACGTAAAAAGAAATCTGAAGCTGCGCGTAAACGTAAATTCAGATAA